The nucleotide sequence ATTACTGTCACCAAATTCCAACATTTTCTAAACAGCATGATAATAGAGAACAAAACCCAACAAATTCGTAAAATAATATATCCTACAATGCGACACAGTAGGGGAACagtggggtaagatgagccatttattactgcaaaaaaagcagaagtacaatgaaagtatctaaagtaattttcagGATGTGTCCTATCAATTCGAATGATCAAAATGTATCTATAACAAAGGGTTCTCTGTGTTCCTGTGGCTCAAAACAAACCAAATTTAGAATTTCAGTCtttaattgtttgcatttctGAACAATATGTTGAACACTAAAGTTGAAAACCCTCTCAAAAACGGACTAAACAGAGTTTGTAgtgtaaatgtttacatttttgctTCAAATGTGACCAATATCAGATTTCTagtgtgaacagatcatggttctgaactgGCCCTCGTGAAAACGAATAATACAAACAGGATTtccaggtttttacaacaaaatctGCCCAATTGCCTCTCAAACCTACTCTAAAACTAGCCCAACTGTGTTCAGGAGGTAAATACCACATTAGAGTGGTTGGGTCAACCCACAAATTTGGAAAACAACCAGAGGAAACAGTGGAAAAAGTAGCCCAACTCTGCGAAGATACGGTTGATTTGGCAACACTTGCGCAGCATGCCGTCATACGGAAGTAAAAATGGAGGATATAAAGTAAATGATTATGTGTTATTATAAGCCAGCAAAATTATGCAcaggcaatatgaaaaataaaagacaagGATGTGACAAAAAACAGTTTTGAAACTTTCATGATATGAGCCCTCATGTTTTGTTtgtatgtacagtgccttgcgaaattattcataccccttcattttttcacattttgttatgttgctgccttatgttaaactactttaaattacttttttcccacatcagtctacactccctactccataatggcaaagcaaaaataggtttttaacatatgtgcaaatttattagaaataaaaaactgaaaagatcccgttgcataagtattcatacccttttctgggacactcgaaatttagctcaggagcattcatattgcttctagatgttactacacttcgagtggagttaaactgtggcaaattcatttgaatgagtctgatttagaaaggcacacacctctcagaaaaggtctaacagctgaaaatgcatatcagagcaaaaaccaagtcctgaggtcaagataactgcctgtagagctcagtgacagacttgtgttaaggcaatgatctagagaagagttcagaaaaaagctgcattgaaggttgacagaagcattatccataatggaagacgattggaacaactaggactctagaaaatgtctgccagcccccatccaagctgacagagcttgagaggtgaaaaggtgaggcaaagactGGCAGATAATTgcaaaatgcagatgtgcaaagcttgtcatatCATACCCataaagacttgaggctgtaaaggtgcttcaactatgtatgagttaagggtatgaatacttatgcaatgtacttatttcagggttttatttttaataaatttgtaaaatttgttttgtcattattatggtgtatggagtgtaaattgatgtggagggaaaactaatttaaagcagtttaacataatgctgcaacaaaacaaaatgtgaaaaaaaatatgaaggggtatgaatacttttgcaaggcactgtaaagttGTAACTGTAATGCTTGTGAGTTCTTTCACAACTGAAAACATTGAGTAGAATGTTAAATCTTTTAGGTGACTCACACTGCGGtcacattgcaaaacatctgaccttTATCAGATTTAGTACCACAAATGGCAGAaattccatgtggtttgtgctgttcacagtgtcatgacaaaaacagatctgagtcacATGTAAGCggaaatgaaatataatatatatatataaatatatttacagttaATCACATGACAAATTGTAGTCTAATCACTCTGGTGTGATTGTACTGTACATGTAAGCGAGCTACTCAATGTCCGTCAAAACTCTGatcaggcttttctccagtgtgaaacttcatgtgtcttttaaggcttcttttttgagtgaatctctttccacattCATGACAGGTGAAAgctttctctccagtatgagttttcatgtggacatCAAGAGAATATTTCTGTATAAAACTCCTTGGACATTGAGAACACatgaaaggtttttctccagtgtgaatgtttgtgtgtttatcaAGGCTTGATTTTCGACCGAAGCTCTTTCCACATAggttgcaggtgtaaggcttttctccagtgtgaactctgacgtgggcatcaaggctgtgtttatgtgcaaaactcctttcacattgagagcatgcgtaaggcttctctccagtgtgaactctcatgtggtttTGAAGTTTgtctttttgaatgaaactccttccacacttttggcaggtgaaaggtctttctccagagtgaatgtttgtgtgtttgttaagGTTTGATTTTCGATTGAAGCTCATTCCACATAGTGTGCAGGTGTAAGGTCTTTCTCcagagtggattctcatgtgaaCATTAAGGCTTCCTCTTTCAgaaaatctctttccacactgtttgcagacaAAGGGtctctttccagtgtgaactctcatatgaTAAGTAAGGTTTCCTTttcgaatgaaactctttccacactgttggcagctgtaaggtctttctccagtgtgaattctcatgtggactttaaggtattCCTTTCTGTTGGaagtttttccacactgttggcaggtaaaaacacttatttttattgccgtcttttgtgcttttgtttccgTATCCGAGCAAATATATGATTTTTCTCCAGacatgaaatcatgtttctcatgcTGGAGATCATCTTccttttcattgagttcttgactctcctctttcagtgtcatcaggtctaatgcaaaaaaagacaaatccaaattaacacCATTTTTAATTGCTCAAAGCACAAACATCAAACCCAGCAACATTAAGATCTTATACACACTAAACTATTAAAGGAGGAGTTACACGTAATCTCAAAACCTATTCTCATCTCCCCCTACAGTGGAAGCATTTCATATTAaagacatggatttttttttattttttattagatttaaatCATATTAAGAATTAGATAATGTATCATATGATGTTCAGTTATAGGTTACTTGTGTGTTAACTAACCCTGCCTACTTAAAATGTTGTATTATTATGGACTTCCGGGTATGACCGCAAGCTAGAGGGTCACGTTTGAGTCTGCTCTCTATAATAATCCTGTCTAATCCTTATACTTGATCCAAAAACTCTCCGAAACTATGGAATTGACGCAGAAATGCCTAGCACTGAGATAAGCCGAAATCAACAACGCAATCTAAATTAACAAGCTTTGGAGTGCATGGCACAGAGCAGCCAGCTAGCAGGGAAGCTAACGCTGCTAGCACAGAAGCTAACGGAGGTGATGTGAACAATGAAGCGCTGATTTCACCTAGCAAAGACCAACAGCTCCTAAATATGGCTAAAGATGAGATATTGGGAGAGATACGCAATTTGAAAAGCGAGTTCACCGGAAGATTTGATGGTGTACTTAAAGCTATAGAAGAAACAAGAAAGGAGGTGACTGAATGTACGGAGCGGATGGCTGAGGCAGAGGTGCGTCTGTCTAACGTGGAAGACGAACAGGTGGACTTGAAAGCGGTGGTCGAGAGCTTACAGACAAGAAATAAACACCTTGAGGATAAAGTGGTCGATATGGAAACAAGATCGTGTCTGAATAATCTGAGGCTGGTGGGTCTCCCGGAAAATTCTGAAGGCTCTGACATGTGCGGCTTTTTGGAGAGCTGGTTGCCAGACGCGCTGGAGCTAAACCCAATGCGTCACCCTTTAGTCCTGGAAAGGGCCCACCGCACCGGGCCAAAGAGAGACACCGATACCTCACCGAGAACGGTAATCATGAGATTTCTTAACTACAAGCAGAAAGAAATCGTACTAAGAACTGCCAAAACAAAGAAGGATATCTTCTATAAAAACCAGCGTGTGAAGTTGTTTAAGGATGTCGCTACGGAGGTGCACAGACAGCGTAAGCAGTTCGATGTTGTTCGCGATCAGTGCGGCATGGCATTCTTTCCCCATCCACGTTGGTGCTGACACATAAAGAGAAAGTCCACAAGTTCACTTCCCCAGCAGAGGCCAAGATCTTTGCCTAGAAGAGCCAAATGGAATTGGTAGAAAAAGAATGACTTATGTTCATAGATATTGCCACTGCCAACTACACAGTGAAGGTACTTTGATAAGGCATTACTGAAGTTGCAAATGCAAGTACTGTTCAAAAAGGATATATTACTTGAATAAAGTTGGAGGTGAAGGTTGAGACAACAGTTCAGATTCTAAGAATCTAACGATGTTCGCGGTAGGAAGTAGTGTACTTCAGGGGTTTACCCAGTTAGCTGGGTGGGGGGTTTTTGTTGTTGTGATGTTTATGCTGCtcgctaccctggaaatccagaggtctcgcgagagcacaatttgaattgtctctgcaagacactctggcatcgagcaatgatgcagttacgtaagcagttgtgggaaccaatcaaatcggtgtatctgatgtaggcgggacagaggcgagctaaactgatgacgacagcgctgcgacgtccgaatcatgtagtaaactttgaaagatcgctgtggctacagatgaacaacaagttgtttgaaacggctttggccgctacaatgaacgaggtagacttggcttttcatataaaagaggaacagaaaaccaaaaactcgaatcgttcctttgcaagaaggacgtttatgctgttttgccgactggatacggcaagagtttaatctatcagttcacgagttcacgcttacatataattagccggagaatagtagtgcatgtttggcgtgctgtccggtgaagggctccgagctcgggagtggcccgaacccagagtacgttaccccccaataggagtagcgagaactcggagtgatgagatggggtggtggaggtttactgataaaccatcgagtgaattgaggtgagtcagctgtatttaaacctatggcgctgattgacttgagtgggctcctcttgtgatgtttaTGCTAAGTATCtaacgcgcttctcccgaactttgttaatgaaacatcatttagctctgctggtagctaagcgtgtattgttgtgattggtcgtggcgttatccaattgtgtgcagtgagagtttcaaatgcatgcttgttgccgcccctcgagttaggcagttttcattgctcgatcccagacccttaatcttaatagattagggtctggatttttccaggctagctgCTCGCAGCATTTAGTTCTAATGTTCTAGTTTGTGTTAACTCTCAGACACATATATGTAGTGCAAAAATAAGATTATTGTATGTTTGTTTGGATGACACAAaaatttgaaattaaatataCTTCCTGGAATTGCAGAGGCTTGGGTACACCAAAAAAGATTAAGCAGGTTATGAACAAAATAAAAGATCTTGGCTCTAAAATAGTCTTCCTGCAGGAAACCCACCCTCTTGAGGAGGAAAATATCAGAATAAGCAGGAGGTGGCAGGGATCGCCGTATGCATCATCATTTACATCAAGAGCTCGAGGTGTAATTACACTGATTCATAAATCAGTGCCTTTGCATGTTACAAATATTATAAAAGATAAATTTGGAAGATACTTGATTATTCAGGGAACGATTTTACATGAAAATTTCAACTTAGTAAATGTATATGGTCCGAATATAGACGATGATCGATTCTTTACAAATTTATTTCTAATCATTTCTTCTCTCTCAGG is from Garra rufa unplaced genomic scaffold, GarRuf1.0 hap1_unplaced_183, whole genome shotgun sequence and encodes:
- the LOC141316980 gene encoding uncharacterized protein, which encodes MSGEKSYICSDTETKAQKTAIKISVFTCQQCGKTSNRKEYLKVHMRIHTGERPYSCQQCGKSFIRKGNLTYHMRVHTGKRPFVCKQCGKRFSERGSLNVHMRIHSGERPYTCTLCGMSFNRKSNLNKHTNIHSGERPFTCQKCGRSFIQKDKLQNHMRVHTGEKPYACSQCERSFAHKHSLDAHVRVHTGEKPYTCNLCGKSFGRKSSLDKHTNIHTGEKPFMCSQCPRSFIQKYSLDVHMKTHTGEKAFTCHECGKRFTQKRSLKRHMKFHTGEKPDQSFDGH